The Tripterygium wilfordii isolate XIE 37 chromosome 4, ASM1340144v1, whole genome shotgun sequence genome has a window encoding:
- the LOC119997246 gene encoding keratinocyte-associated protein 2 isoform X2, which translates to MAGSGSSMLYSFLLFIVILSLQEMYRGKLASTELFTIFGGFISSLLFLVSLTFIGNFQETSGMKTGWGAVIIAEGIALIAASTVHRVCITTCFLFSAGLLYEVNKLSGTMLSKSESKARRL; encoded by the exons ATGGCAGGGTCTGGAAGTTCGATGCTCTATTCTTTTCTCCTTTTCATTGTTATTCTCTCCCTTCAAGAGATGTATCGAGGGAAGTTGGCGTCGACAGAGTTATTTACCATATTTGGAGGGTTTATTAGTTCTCTGCTATTTCTGGTGTCACTAACA TTCATTGGCAATTTCCAGGAGACATCTGGCATGAAGACGGGATGGGGTGCTG TTATAATAGCTGAAGGAATCGCTTTAATTGCTGCTAGCACTGTCCATCGTGTTTGTATCACAACATG TTTTTTATTCTCTGCTGGACTACTTTACGAGGTCAACAAGCTCTCAGGAACAATGCTTTCTAAAAGTGAATCTAAAGCAAGAAGGCTCTAA
- the LOC119997246 gene encoding keratinocyte-associated protein 2 isoform X1 yields the protein MQEWVLGCSDSWSMAGSGSSMLYSFLLFIVILSLQEMYRGKLASTELFTIFGGFISSLLFLVSLTFIGNFQETSGMKTGWGAVIIAEGIALIAASTVHRVCITTCFLFSAGLLYEVNKLSGTMLSKSESKARRL from the exons ATGCAGGAGTGGGTCCTAGGGTGTTCCGACTCTTGG TCCATGGCAGGGTCTGGAAGTTCGATGCTCTATTCTTTTCTCCTTTTCATTGTTATTCTCTCCCTTCAAGAGATGTATCGAGGGAAGTTGGCGTCGACAGAGTTATTTACCATATTTGGAGGGTTTATTAGTTCTCTGCTATTTCTGGTGTCACTAACA TTCATTGGCAATTTCCAGGAGACATCTGGCATGAAGACGGGATGGGGTGCTG TTATAATAGCTGAAGGAATCGCTTTAATTGCTGCTAGCACTGTCCATCGTGTTTGTATCACAACATG TTTTTTATTCTCTGCTGGACTACTTTACGAGGTCAACAAGCTCTCAGGAACAATGCTTTCTAAAAGTGAATCTAAAGCAAGAAGGCTCTAA
- the LOC119997243 gene encoding uncharacterized protein LOC119997243 translates to MEIPECPVCLQSYDGEDAIPRVLGCGHTACESCLTHLPQKYPNTVRCPACIQLVKYPPQGPSGLPKNIELLRLQPNSQKSHKQSRNDAVVPEEHLECQFLPHLWSDEFYECWKDWILPKESVLREAGAEEEPFPGRYKEDESKTLSLVRVCALSTDSDDTVFKFSYVATVMRCLNDMREEVRAELLLLLGACLKSRQICRIHGLWGDLEDGFLYIVSERLQKLNNFEDGLVRESNDGLCGFAMMFMEICEGVIELNLKGVIAGCLGLSCFKFDEFGHVCVDLSEVLVMGRARNGIIEAALEENGVVWQHMVAFFTYLSKTELFLSPEILYELIGINPDCVQHSVGRGSDVWSIGCVFVRLLIGRKFSEELMDYIHHGVPEASDENGLSCMDHYERWAEKIRSLMESKFGTDFASLQQILCQCLNFDPASRPPVTDLWNCIRELIIGLQFGSMFRLQGIVYDKTKKGYCLVLGDLCTLPKEKVGLNDKEDELPGTKDGADFYQPEHKEIVEAISEGNIKIKIIQGHMDCITGLAVGGGFLFSSSYDKSIQVWSLQDFSHVHTFKGHEHKVMALVYVDGEQPLCISGDSGGGVFLWNISIPLGQEPSKKWYEEKDWRYSGIHCLTTAGNGYLYTGSGDTSVKAWSLKDSTLSCTMTGHKSAVSTLAVCDGVLYSGSWDGTIRLWSLTDHSLLTVLGEDMPGKLNSVLSITSDNHMLISTHENGSIKVWRNDVFMKSTQIHNGAIFAVRMEGKWLFTGGWDKTINVQELSGNEFQVDYIPVGSIPCGSVVTSLLYWQGRVFVGGADRTIKVYYYGKQLRLDEVNHNGMYQVAGEQMNMFS, encoded by the exons ATGGAGATACCGGAGTGCCCGGTATGCCTGCAATCATACGACGGAGAGGACGCAATCCCACGCGTGCTTGGTTGCGGCCACACGGCCTGTGAGTCGTGCCTCACACACCTCCCTCAGAAGTATCCAAACACTGTTCGCTGCCCGGCGTGTATTCAACTCGTGAAGTACCCGCCACAGGGTCCCTCCGGTCTCCCCAAAAACATCGAACTCCTCCGCCTCCAACCGAACTCCCAAAAATCCCACAAGCAATCCCGAAATGATGCCGTGGTCCCTGAAGAGCATCTTGAATGTCAATTCCTTCCTCATTTGTGGTCTGATGAGTTCTACGAGTGCTGGAAGGACTGGATTCTGCCGAAAGAATCGGTTTTGAGGGAAGCTGGAGCAGAAGAAGAGCCTTTTCCGGGGCGTTATAAAGAGGATGAAAGTAAAACGTTGAGTCTTGTTCGGGTATGTGCTCTATCGACCGATAGCGATGATACTGTGTTTAAATTTAGTTATGTTGCGACGGTCATGAGATGTTTGAATGATATGAGAGAGGAAGTAAGAGCTGAACTGCTGTTGCTCTTGGGAGCTTGTTTGAAAAGTCGCCAAATTTGCAGAATCCATGGCTTGTGGGGAGATTTGGAAGATGGTTTTTTGTATATAGTGTCTGAGAGACTCCAAAAATTGAATAATTTTGAAGATGGGTTGGTTCGTGAAAGTAATGATGGGTTGTGTGGCTTTGCAATGATGTTTATGGAGATATGTGAAGGTGtgattgaattgaatttaaaaggAGTGATTGCGGGTTGTTTGGGTCTTTCTTGCTTTAAGTTTGATGAATTTGGACATGTATGTGTTGATCTTAGTGAGGTTCTTGTAATGGGAAGGGCTCGTAATGGTATTATAGAGGCAGCTTTAGAAGAGAACGGTGTTGTCTGGCAGCATATGGTAGCATTTTTCACTTATCTTTCAAAAACTGAGTTGTTTTTAAGCCCAGAGATTTTGTATGAACTAATTGGTATAAACCCTGATTGCGTGCAACATTCAGTTGGACGTGGTTCAGATGTGTGGTCAATAGGTTGTGTTTTTGTCAGACTTCTCATTGGGAGAAAATTCAGTGAAGAGCTCATGGATTATATCCATCATGGTGTCCCAGAAGCAAGTGATGAGAATGGTTTAAGTTGTATGGATCATTATGAGCGTTGGGCGGAGAAAATAAGGTCTCTGATGGAAAGTAAATTTGGGACAGATTTTGCCTCTTTACAGCAAATTCTTTGTCaatgtttgaattttgatccaGCCAGTCGTCCTCCAGTAACTGATTTGTGGAACTGCATCAGGGAGCTGATTATTGGACTTCAATTTGGTTCCATGTTCAGGTTACAAGGGATAGTTTACGACAAGACAAAGAAGGGTTATTGTTTAGTTCTTGGAGATCTTTGTACATTGCCCAAGGAAAAAGTAGGGCTAAATGATAAAGAAGACGAATTGCCGGGAACAAAAGATGGAGCTGACTTTTATCAGCCTGAACACAAAGAAATAGTTGAAGCCATCTCTGAGGgaaacatcaaaatcaaaattatacAGGGACACATGGACTGTATTACAGGATTAGCTGTTGGAG GGGGGTTTCTGTTCAGTTCTTCATATGATAAATCAATCCAAGTATGGTCTTTGCAG GATTTCTCTCATGTCCATACTTTTAAAGGTCATGAGCACAAAGTCATGGCTTTAGTTTATGTGGATGGAGAGCAACCATTGTGTATAAGTGGTGATAGTGGTGGTGGTGTATTCTTGTGGAATATTAGTATACCTCTGGGGCAAGAACCATCAAAGAAATGGTATGAAGAAAAAGATTGGCGTTATAGTGGCATTCACTGCTTGACCACTGCAGGAAATGGATATCTCTACACTGGCAGTGGAGATACGTCAGTAAAAGCATGGTCCTTGAAG GATTCCACTTTGTCATGTACAATGACTGGCCATAAATCAGCTGTTTCCACCCTTGCAGTTTGTGATGGAGTTCTTTATAGTGGGAGTTGGGATGGAACGATTCGGTTGTGGAGTCTGACTGATCATAGTCTTTTGACAGTGTTAGGAGAAGACATGCCTGGAAAGTTGAACTCAGTCTTGTCCATTACTTCTGACAATCATATGCTTATTTCTACTCATGAAAATGGATCAATCAAG GTTTGGAGGAATGATGTTTTCATGAAGTCCACCCAAATACATAATGGCGCCATCTTTGCCGTCAGGATGGAGGGGAAATGGCTGTTTACGGGTGGCTGGGACAAAACTATCAATGTTCAG GAATTGTCAGGGAATGAATTTCAAGTTGATTATATACCAGTTGGGTCAATCCCTTGTGGTTCGGTTGTCACAAGTTTGTTGTACTGGCAAGGAAGGGTTTTTGTTGGAGGCGCTGATAGGACTATCAAG GTATATTACTACGGAAAGCAACTGAGGTTGGACGAGGTAAATCACAATGGAATGTATCAGGTTGCAGGTGAGCAGATGAACATGTTTTCATAG